A window of the Enoplosus armatus isolate fEnoArm2 chromosome 5, fEnoArm2.hap1, whole genome shotgun sequence genome harbors these coding sequences:
- the LOC139285464 gene encoding prolactin-releasing peptide receptor, whose amino-acid sequence MDNFVDEDFSVTGNASHETGLERLEDSESQGLNHSDPLDMFIGMELLLRFKPLFLPLYCLIVVVAGVGNSFLLACIVADKKLHNATNFFIGNLAAGDLLMCLSCVPLTVSYAFDSHGWAFGRPLCHLVPLLQCATVFASVLSLTAIAVDRYIVVAHPVRRRISAWGCGAVSLGVWLLSLALAAPPSLYTRYLDLRPSGINLVVCEEFWPNSGNLRLLYSCFILIASYMIPLLSVSVSYCAITVSLKRYSVPGEPSNSQQRWSQRRKRTFSLLVASVLAFALCWLPLQVLNLLLDLDPDFHIIGKRYVNVLQVCCHLVAMSSACYNPFIYASLHSKVRMHLKGYLCPCRSRQRGMMESATSRI is encoded by the exons ATGGATAACTTTGTGGATGAGGATTTCAGTGTGACCGGTAACGCCAGCCATGAAACAGGACTGGAAAGACTAGAAGACAGCGAAAGCCAAGGACTCAACCACAGTGACCCCCTGGACATGTTCATAGGCATGGAGCTTCTTCTGCGTTTCAAacctctctttctgcctctctacTGCCTCATAGTGGTTGTGGCTGGTGTTGGAAACTCCTTCCTGTTGGCTTGCATAGTGGCCGACAAGAAACTCCACAATGCCACCAACTTTTTCATCGGTAACTTAGCAGCTGGAGACCTGCTGATGTGTTTGAGTTGTGTTCCGCTGACTGTGTCTTATGCCTTCGACAGCCATGGCTGGGCTTTTGGGAGACCCCTCTGCCACCTGGTCCCCTTGCTGCAATGTGCCACAGTGTTTGCGTCAGTGCTTTCACTCACTGCCATTGCTGTGGACCGCTACATTGTCGTAG ctcaCCCAGTACGGAGGAGGATCTCTGCATGGGGTTGTGGTGCAGTGTCTCTGGGTGTCTGGCTTTTATCTCTAGCCCTGGCTGCACCGCCGTCTCTCTACACGCGCTATCTGGACCTGCGGCCCAGCGGCATCAACCTGGTAGTGTGTGAGGAATTCTGGCCAAATAGTGGCAATCTGCGGCTGCTCTACTCCTGCTTCATTCTCATAGCCTCCTATATGATCCCGCTGCTGTCGGTCAGCGTATCCTACTGTGCCATCACCGTCAGCCTAAAACGCTATTCAGTACCTGGGGAGCCATCCAACAGCCAGCAGCGCTGGAGccaaaggaggaagaggactttctctctgctggtggCCTCAGTGCTGGCCTTCGCCCTGTGTTGGCTGCCCCTGCAG GTGCTGAACTTGTTGCTGGACCTAGACCCAGACTTCCACATCATAGGCAAGCGCTACGTAAACGTCTTACAAGTCTGCTGTCATTTAGTGGCTATGAGCTCTGCGTGTTACAACCCCTTCATCTACGCCTCACTGCACAGCAAGGTGCGCATGCACCTGAAAGGCTACCTCTGTCCTTGTCGCAGTCGTCAGAGGGGGATGATGGAGAGTGCGACATCCAGGATCTGA
- the gpr184 gene encoding G protein-coupled receptor 184 — protein sequence MNVTLTPPATTTNSTPVCVKIGESAFSDFLMSVYILAFIFGLIFNVLTLGPIWQQMRQQNVLGIFLLNLSISDMLFLFTMPLWINYYQQDHRWKLGVMSCSIAGFFYYSNMYISIYLLCCISVDRCLAVTYPLRSKTHRTSRYAWAQCAAVYVVVMVLHIMVLVNDNLKDAHDDINNNDRCYETYPMERPVALFNLLRVGIGFLLPLLVLAVSYWRVLATVGQSPGLNAQVKRKVRLLSFGVIGIFSICFAPYHILLLTRSLVFYHSSDSLYQGSYCQFEQKMHFYFSCTLALSSLNCVVDPVLYVLVSNGVQEEVKLFWRRHKRTQIQTDTDLALTAFTRRTFNTNLI from the coding sequence ATGAACGTTACACTCACACCACCAGCGACAACCACAAACTCAACTCCAGTGTGTGTTAAAATCGGAGAGAGTGCCTTCAGTGACTTCCTGATGTCTGTTTACATCCTGGCTTTTATCTTTGGCTTGATCTTCAACGTGCTGACCCTGGGCCCCATTTGGCAGCAGATGCGGCAGCAAAACGTTCTGGGCATCTTCCTGCTCAACCTGTCCATCTCCGACATGCTTTTCCTCTTCACCATGCCCCTTTGGATCAATTATTACCAGCAGGACCACCGCTGGAAGCTTGGTGTTATGTCCTGCAGTATAGCTGGCTTCTTCTACTACTCCAACATGTACATCAGCATCTACCTGCTCTGCTGTATCTCTGTGGACCGCTGCCTGGCAGTCACCTACCCGCTCCGCTCCAAGACCCACCGAACGTCACGCTACGCCTGGGCACAGTGTGCCGCTGTTTATGTTGTAGTGATGGTGCTGCACATCATGGTACTGGTCAATGACAATCTCAAAGACGCCCATGATGACATAAACAACAATGACCGTTGTTATGAGACGTACCCCATGGAGAGGCCTGTGGCGTTGTTCAACCTGCTCAGAGTGGGCATCGGCTTCCTGCTGCCCTTGCTGGTGTTGGCGGTGAGCTACTGGAGGGTGCTGGCCACTGTGGGCCAGAGTCCCGGCCTGAATGCCCAGGTTAAGAGGAAGGTCCGCCTGCTGTCCTTTGGGGTGATTGGGATCTTCTCAATTTGCTTTGCTCCATATCACATTCTCCTGCTCACACGCTCACTAGTCTTCTACCACAGCAGTGACTCACTTTATCAAGGAAGTTACTGCCAGTTTGAGcaaaaaatgcacttttacttCTCATGCACGCTGGCACTGTCCAGTCTGAACTGCGTGGTGGACCCTGTGCTGTATGTGCTGGTCAGTAACGGAGTCCAGGAGGAGGTGAAACTGTTCTGGAGGAGGCATAAAaggacacagatacagacagatacagacctTGCTCTAACTGCATTCACCAGAAGGACGTTTAATACTAatttaatatga